A stretch of Microbacterium sp. 4R-513 DNA encodes these proteins:
- the paaC gene encoding 1,2-phenylacetyl-CoA epoxidase subunit PaaC, which yields MTVDDIALSAELAGGDARPGSAEIAEYALWLGDDALILAQQLSAWISRAPELEEDVALGNIALDLLGHARSLLRYAAAWDGRTEDDLAYWRDEPEFRSAWLFEQPNGDFAQTIARQLAASVYWFELYSRLQGSSDATLAAIAAKAVKEVEYHRDHAVQWTLRLAGGTDESRRRMLRAVVDVWPYVGELLRDEPLTDALAASGVAVRPSDLREGFDAVIAAVFAEADIETPAGFVSAGGGRRGSHAAPLGYVLAEMQVLARKHPGATW from the coding sequence GTGACCGTCGACGACATCGCCCTCTCCGCCGAGCTCGCGGGAGGCGACGCGCGCCCCGGCTCGGCCGAGATCGCCGAGTACGCCCTGTGGCTCGGTGACGACGCGCTCATCCTCGCTCAGCAGCTGAGCGCCTGGATCTCGCGCGCGCCCGAGCTCGAGGAGGACGTCGCCCTCGGCAACATCGCGCTCGACCTCCTCGGCCATGCCCGCTCGCTGCTCCGCTACGCCGCGGCGTGGGACGGCCGCACCGAGGACGATCTCGCCTACTGGCGCGACGAGCCGGAGTTCCGCAGCGCCTGGCTGTTCGAGCAGCCCAACGGCGACTTCGCGCAGACGATCGCACGGCAGCTCGCGGCATCCGTCTACTGGTTCGAGCTATATTCGCGACTGCAGGGGTCGTCCGACGCGACGCTCGCGGCGATCGCTGCGAAGGCCGTGAAGGAGGTCGAGTACCACCGCGACCACGCCGTGCAGTGGACGCTGCGGCTCGCCGGGGGAACGGACGAGTCCAGGCGACGGATGCTGCGCGCCGTCGTCGACGTGTGGCCCTATGTCGGCGAGCTCCTCCGCGACGAGCCGCTGACCGACGCGCTGGCGGCCTCTGGCGTCGCTGTGCGTCCGTCCGACCTGCGCGAGGGCTTCGACGCCGTGATCGCCGCGGTATTCGCCGAGGCGGACATCGAGACCCCCGCCGGATTCGTCTCGGCCGGCGGCGGCCGGCGGGGCAGCCACGCGGCACCGCTCGGCTACGTCCTCGCCGAGATGCAGGTGCTCGCCCGCAAGCACCCGGGGGCGACATGGTGA
- a CDS encoding TetR/AcrR family transcriptional regulator produces MTATPATGAPTGQPARRGRPGYDRARILEVAVSLFNEQGYDATSVADLAARLGLTKSALYHHFDSKEQLLAEALDDALGALEGVLDEPEASTGTPAERLDFVLRAAVEVLIDRLPSVTLLLRVRGNSVTERDALERRRLFDQRVTELVRAAQNAGLVRADIDGAVTTRLVFGMINSVVEWYRPTGPIDRDRLAHDVVTIALDGMRTR; encoded by the coding sequence ATGACCGCGACACCTGCGACGGGCGCCCCCACCGGGCAGCCCGCTCGGCGCGGTCGCCCGGGCTACGATCGGGCGCGGATCCTCGAGGTCGCGGTGAGCCTCTTCAACGAGCAGGGATACGACGCGACCTCCGTCGCCGATCTCGCCGCGCGCCTCGGCCTCACGAAGTCCGCGCTGTACCACCACTTCGACTCCAAGGAGCAGCTGCTCGCCGAGGCGCTCGACGACGCGCTGGGCGCCCTCGAGGGCGTGCTCGACGAGCCGGAGGCGTCGACGGGCACTCCCGCCGAGCGCCTCGACTTCGTACTGCGCGCCGCCGTCGAGGTGCTCATCGACCGGCTCCCCTCGGTCACGCTGCTGCTGCGCGTACGCGGCAACAGCGTGACCGAGCGCGACGCGCTCGAGCGCCGGCGCCTGTTCGACCAACGGGTGACCGAGCTCGTGCGAGCCGCGCAGAACGCGGGCCTCGTCCGCGCCGACATCGACGGCGCGGTCACGACCCGGCTCGTGTTCGGAATGATCAACTCCGTCGTCGAGTGGTACCGCCCGACGGGACCCATCGATCGAGATCGGCTCGCCCACGATGTGGTGACGATCGCGCTCGACGGCATGCGCACACGGTGA
- the paaZ gene encoding phenylacetic acid degradation bifunctional protein PaaZ → MTDFLPSYLRGSWWTPTTGSGAEVRDPSTGELITVVSAEGADLSGALEYARTTGQASLGAMTFHQRAVLLKEFALALTDRKQELYELSKRAGATQRDSLSDIDGGIGVLFTYSSKGRRELPNGRVYLDGPVESLSKDGSFLGRHVYTRLPGVAVQINAFNFPVWGALEKFAPAFLAGVPSLVKPATPTAYLAEAWMRILVETGALPEGSLQLVSGGLSGIFEHLRLGDTVSFTGSASTAERLRAQAAPGVKFTSETDSINASVLGPDAVAGTPEFDAYVKQLLVELTTKAGQKCTAIRRAIVPEASVDAFVEAVREKISERVVIGDPHAEQVTMGPLVSTEQRDEVLGAVDALRAAGGRLLLGSTDAPEVVRADGSRGAAPDGAFLEPMLVGFADASAPAVHDVEAFGPVASVLSYRTLDEAAALVDLGGGSLVTSVATNDPGVATELMSRIAAFNGRVLFLSRDNARTSTGHGSPVPHLVHGGPGRAGGGEELGGIRAVLHYMQRTAVQGSPEMLTALTGVWHQGAAVHQGRHPFRKSLAELELGDQVVSESREVTLADIETFANFTGDTFYAHMDEAAASANPFFPGRVAHGYLLVSWAAGLFVDPDPGPVLANYGLENLRFLTPVSPGDTIRVVLTAKQITPRETDEYGEVRWDAVILNQHDEIVATYDVLTLVAKEQPAEARA, encoded by the coding sequence ATGACCGACTTCCTGCCGAGCTACCTCCGGGGCTCGTGGTGGACGCCGACGACCGGATCCGGCGCCGAGGTGCGCGACCCGTCCACGGGCGAGCTCATCACCGTCGTGAGCGCCGAGGGCGCCGACCTCTCCGGTGCTCTCGAGTACGCGCGGACGACGGGCCAGGCCTCGCTCGGAGCGATGACCTTCCACCAGCGCGCGGTGCTGCTCAAGGAGTTCGCCCTCGCGCTGACCGACCGCAAGCAGGAGCTGTACGAGCTCTCCAAGCGCGCCGGAGCGACCCAGCGCGATTCGCTGAGCGACATCGACGGCGGCATCGGCGTCCTGTTCACGTACTCGTCCAAGGGTCGGCGCGAGCTGCCCAACGGCCGGGTCTACCTCGACGGCCCCGTCGAGTCGCTGTCGAAGGACGGCTCGTTCCTCGGCCGTCACGTCTACACGCGCCTTCCCGGCGTCGCCGTGCAGATCAACGCCTTCAACTTCCCCGTGTGGGGCGCCCTCGAGAAGTTCGCCCCGGCGTTCCTCGCGGGGGTGCCGAGCCTCGTCAAGCCCGCCACGCCGACCGCCTACCTCGCGGAGGCGTGGATGCGCATCCTGGTCGAGACGGGTGCCTTGCCCGAGGGGTCGCTGCAGCTCGTCAGCGGAGGCCTGTCCGGCATCTTCGAGCACCTGCGACTGGGCGACACCGTGAGCTTCACCGGGAGCGCCTCGACGGCGGAGCGCCTGCGCGCGCAGGCCGCACCCGGGGTGAAGTTCACCAGCGAGACCGATTCGATCAACGCCTCCGTGCTCGGCCCCGACGCCGTGGCCGGCACACCGGAGTTCGATGCGTACGTCAAGCAGCTCCTTGTCGAGCTCACGACGAAGGCAGGGCAGAAGTGCACGGCGATCCGGCGGGCCATCGTGCCCGAGGCATCCGTCGACGCCTTCGTCGAGGCGGTGCGCGAGAAGATCTCCGAGCGCGTCGTGATCGGCGACCCGCATGCGGAGCAGGTGACGATGGGGCCACTCGTCTCGACCGAGCAGCGCGACGAAGTGCTCGGCGCGGTCGACGCGCTGCGAGCGGCCGGCGGGCGGCTTCTTCTCGGGTCGACCGATGCGCCCGAGGTCGTCCGTGCCGACGGCTCTCGGGGAGCGGCGCCGGACGGCGCGTTCCTCGAGCCCATGCTGGTGGGGTTCGCGGATGCCTCGGCCCCCGCGGTCCACGATGTCGAGGCCTTCGGCCCCGTCGCGAGCGTCCTGTCGTACCGCACACTCGACGAGGCGGCGGCGCTGGTCGATTTGGGCGGCGGCTCGCTCGTCACGAGCGTCGCGACGAACGACCCAGGCGTCGCGACCGAGCTCATGAGCCGCATCGCGGCGTTCAACGGCCGCGTGCTCTTCCTGAGCCGCGACAACGCGCGCACCTCGACCGGGCACGGCTCGCCCGTGCCGCACCTCGTGCACGGCGGCCCCGGACGGGCCGGCGGCGGCGAGGAGCTGGGCGGCATCCGCGCGGTGCTGCACTACATGCAGCGCACGGCGGTGCAGGGGTCGCCCGAGATGCTCACGGCGCTGACGGGAGTGTGGCATCAGGGTGCGGCCGTGCACCAGGGGCGGCACCCGTTCCGCAAGTCGCTCGCCGAGCTCGAGCTCGGGGATCAAGTCGTCTCGGAGTCCCGCGAGGTCACGCTCGCCGACATCGAGACCTTCGCGAACTTCACGGGCGACACGTTCTATGCGCACATGGACGAGGCCGCGGCATCCGCGAACCCGTTCTTCCCCGGTCGTGTGGCGCACGGCTACCTGCTCGTCTCGTGGGCCGCGGGGCTCTTCGTCGACCCCGATCCCGGCCCCGTGCTCGCGAACTACGGACTCGAGAACCTGCGATTCCTCACGCCGGTGTCGCCGGGCGACACGATCCGCGTCGTCCTGACGGCGAAGCAGATCACGCCGCGCGAGACCGACGAGTACGGCGAGGTGCGCTGGGATGCCGTCATCCTGAACCAGCACGACGAGATCGTCGCGACCTATGACGTCCTGACGCTCGTCGCGAAGGAGCAGCCGGCGGAGGCGCGGGCATGA
- the paaA gene encoding 1,2-phenylacetyl-CoA epoxidase subunit PaaA produces the protein MTTVQSVMDAEEEAQAAFDALIEAESRIEPRDWMPEAYRKTLIRQISQHAHSEIIGMQPEGNWITRAPSLKRKAILMAKVQDEAGHGLYLYSAAQTLGITRDEMTEQLIDGKAKYSSIFNYPTPTWADMGAIGWLVDGAAICNQVPLCRASYGPYGRAMVRICKEESFHQRQGFEILLTLMQGTDAQREMAQDAVNRWYWPSLMMFGPPDDESPNSAQSMKWKIKRFSNDELRQRFIGMLVPQAEVLGVTLPDPNLRWNDETQRWDMSEIDWEEFKEVLSGRGPCNAERLRNRRTAHEDGAWVREAAAEYARKQAGIRSLSERSEPNRADPHAVPDAHPVPDPHPVPDPHPVPELVEGSNR, from the coding sequence ATGACCACAGTGCAATCCGTGATGGATGCCGAAGAAGAGGCGCAGGCCGCCTTCGACGCGCTCATCGAGGCCGAGTCGCGCATCGAACCGCGCGACTGGATGCCCGAGGCGTACCGCAAGACGCTCATCCGGCAGATCTCGCAGCACGCGCACTCCGAGATCATCGGCATGCAGCCCGAGGGCAACTGGATCACGCGGGCGCCGAGTCTCAAGCGCAAGGCGATCCTCATGGCCAAGGTGCAGGACGAGGCGGGCCACGGCCTCTACCTCTACTCCGCGGCGCAGACCCTCGGCATCACGCGCGACGAGATGACCGAGCAGCTCATCGACGGCAAGGCGAAGTACTCGTCGATCTTCAACTACCCGACGCCCACGTGGGCCGACATGGGTGCGATCGGATGGCTCGTCGACGGCGCCGCGATCTGCAACCAGGTGCCGCTCTGCCGCGCCTCGTACGGTCCGTACGGGCGGGCGATGGTGCGCATCTGCAAGGAGGAGTCGTTCCACCAGCGGCAGGGCTTCGAGATCCTCCTGACTCTCATGCAGGGCACTGACGCGCAGCGCGAGATGGCTCAGGATGCAGTGAACCGCTGGTACTGGCCGTCGCTCATGATGTTCGGCCCGCCCGATGACGAGTCGCCGAACTCCGCGCAGTCCATGAAGTGGAAGATCAAGCGCTTCTCGAACGACGAGCTGCGGCAGCGGTTCATCGGGATGCTCGTGCCCCAAGCCGAGGTGCTGGGCGTGACGCTCCCCGACCCGAACCTCCGATGGAACGACGAGACCCAGCGGTGGGACATGAGCGAGATCGACTGGGAGGAGTTCAAGGAGGTGCTCTCCGGTCGCGGCCCGTGCAACGCCGAGCGCCTGCGCAACCGCCGAACCGCCCACGAAGACGGTGCCTGGGTGCGCGAGGCCGCGGCAGAGTACGCGCGCAAGCAGGCCGGCATCCGCTCCTTGAGCGAGCGGAGCGAGCCCAACCGCGCTGACCCCCACGCAGTACCCGACGCCCATCCGGTCCCTGACCCCCATCCGGTCCCTGACCCCCACCCGGTCCCTGAGCTCGTCGAAGGGTCGAACCGATGA
- the paaD gene encoding 1,2-phenylacetyl-CoA epoxidase subunit PaaD, producing MTVSTATPVPELSRVREHPPVPEQSPVPELVEGSSLGLARRVAASVTDPEVPVLTIEDLGILRSVDVDGDRVVVTITPTYSGCPAVDTIRDDLVLALSAAGFAQVDVRLTLAPAWTTDWMSDAGKRKLEEFGIAPPTGRAAVGGPIPVRLSVRCPRCGSLDTRELARFGSTSCKALYECRACLEPFDHFKAH from the coding sequence GTGACCGTTTCGACCGCCACCCCGGTCCCCGAGCTTTCCCGGGTCCGCGAGCACCCCCCGGTCCCCGAGCAATCCCCGGTCCCCGAGCTTGTCGAGGGGTCGTCCCTCGGCCTCGCCCGCCGGGTCGCGGCATCCGTCACCGATCCCGAGGTCCCGGTCCTGACGATCGAGGATCTGGGCATCCTGCGGTCGGTTGACGTCGACGGCGACCGCGTCGTCGTGACGATCACCCCCACGTACTCGGGCTGCCCGGCCGTGGACACGATCCGCGACGACCTCGTGCTCGCGCTGTCGGCGGCGGGCTTCGCGCAGGTCGACGTGCGGCTCACCCTCGCCCCCGCCTGGACGACGGACTGGATGAGCGACGCGGGCAAGCGCAAGCTCGAGGAGTTCGGCATCGCTCCGCCGACGGGGCGTGCGGCCGTCGGGGGCCCGATCCCGGTCCGGCTCAGCGTCCGGTGCCCGCGGTGCGGCTCGCTCGACACACGGGAGCTCGCGCGCTTCGGATCGACCTCGTGCAAGGCGCTCTACGAGTGCCGCGCGTGCCTCGAGCCGTTCGACCACTTCAAGGCGCACTGA
- the paaE gene encoding 1,2-phenylacetyl-CoA epoxidase subunit PaaE produces the protein MAESPLERARIAESFLASAVGGPRGSRHRARFHTLRVAAVRPLTDASIEVTFAIPEELRGDYDYLAGQHVALRTMLDGHEVRRSYSLCRAMDSGGGGDGPQTISVAIKRDLGGRFSTWAQTELKVGDTLDVMSPQGSFTSALADLDGRHVAGIAAGSGITPLMALASTVLARSDTSRFTLVYTNRSTTDVMFVEELSELKDRYPTRLALHHVLSREQRTAPLLSGRIDEDRLRRILDELVFPETVDEWFLCGPFDLVQLCRDTLADIGVDAAHIRYELFTTGEPGAEAPSSGRPVVVREDTPVYRLEFSLDGQSSTVDSPLDAHESILNAALRVRPDVPFACAGGVCGTCRARLVEGSVAMTENYALEPDELERGYVLTCQSHPKTDRVVVDYDV, from the coding sequence ATGGCGGAGTCGCCGCTCGAGAGGGCGCGGATCGCCGAGAGCTTCCTCGCGAGCGCCGTCGGCGGCCCGCGCGGCAGCCGGCATCGTGCGCGTTTCCACACCCTGCGGGTCGCCGCGGTGCGGCCGCTGACGGATGCCTCGATCGAGGTGACGTTCGCGATTCCCGAAGAGCTCCGCGGCGATTACGACTACCTCGCCGGACAGCACGTGGCCCTTCGCACGATGCTGGACGGGCACGAGGTGCGCCGCTCGTACTCCCTCTGCCGCGCGATGGACTCCGGTGGGGGCGGCGATGGCCCGCAGACCATCAGCGTCGCGATCAAGCGGGATCTCGGCGGTCGCTTCTCGACGTGGGCGCAGACCGAGCTGAAGGTCGGCGACACCCTCGACGTGATGAGCCCGCAGGGGAGCTTCACCTCGGCGCTCGCCGACCTCGACGGCCGCCATGTCGCCGGCATTGCGGCCGGCTCGGGAATCACGCCTCTCATGGCGCTCGCCTCCACCGTGCTGGCGCGGTCCGACACCTCGCGCTTCACCCTCGTGTACACGAACCGCTCGACGACCGATGTCATGTTCGTCGAGGAGCTGTCCGAGCTCAAGGACCGCTACCCGACGCGCCTCGCGCTGCACCATGTGCTGTCGCGCGAGCAGCGCACGGCTCCGCTCCTCTCCGGCCGCATCGACGAGGATCGCCTGCGCCGCATCCTCGACGAGCTCGTCTTCCCCGAGACGGTCGACGAGTGGTTCCTCTGCGGACCCTTCGACCTCGTGCAGCTCTGCCGCGACACCCTCGCAGACATCGGCGTCGACGCCGCGCACATCCGCTACGAGCTCTTCACGACGGGTGAGCCGGGTGCCGAGGCGCCCTCCAGCGGGCGACCGGTCGTGGTGCGCGAGGACACGCCGGTCTACCGCCTGGAGTTCTCGCTCGACGGCCAGTCGTCGACCGTCGACAGCCCCCTCGACGCGCACGAGTCGATCCTCAACGCCGCGCTCCGCGTGCGGCCCGACGTGCCGTTCGCGTGCGCCGGCGGCGTGTGCGGGACGTGCCGCGCGCGGCTCGTGGAGGGCTCGGTGGCCATGACCGAGAACTACGCCCTCGAACCCGACGAACTGGAGCGCGGCTACGTGCTCACCTGCCAGTCGCACCCCAAGACCGACCGCGTCGTCGTCGACTACGACGTGTGA
- the paaI gene encoding hydroxyphenylacetyl-CoA thioesterase PaaI: MSEELRTMLQRDRASAMLGMRVVVDEPGHAVVSMPVRDDMTNGFAITHGGLVFALADTAFAMACNEDESITVAAGADITFLKATGAGQVLTAEARRRTRSGRNGLYDVTVTDETGDVVAEFRGRSLTTNRRLEE; encoded by the coding sequence ATGAGCGAGGAGCTGCGCACGATGCTCCAGCGCGACCGGGCGTCGGCGATGCTCGGGATGCGCGTGGTGGTCGATGAGCCGGGCCATGCGGTGGTGTCGATGCCGGTGCGCGACGACATGACGAACGGCTTCGCCATCACGCACGGCGGCTTGGTCTTCGCCCTCGCCGACACGGCTTTCGCGATGGCGTGCAACGAGGACGAGTCGATCACGGTCGCGGCGGGCGCCGACATCACGTTCCTCAAGGCGACGGGTGCCGGGCAGGTGCTGACGGCCGAGGCGCGGCGTCGCACGAGATCGGGTCGCAACGGCCTCTACGACGTGACGGTGACCGACGAGACCGGCGACGTGGTCGCCGAGTTCAGGGGGCGCTCGCTGACCACGAATCGGCGCCTCGAGGAGTGA
- the paaB gene encoding 1,2-phenylacetyl-CoA epoxidase subunit PaaB has product MTAPGASARETWPLFEVFVRANRGLSHVHAGSLHAPDAEMALRNARDVYTRRGEGTSVWVVPAEAITTSDPDAKGAFFESPAGKNYRHAKYYTASEGVPHL; this is encoded by the coding sequence ATGACCGCCCCCGGCGCATCCGCCCGCGAGACGTGGCCCTTGTTCGAGGTCTTCGTCCGTGCGAACCGCGGGCTCAGCCACGTCCACGCCGGCTCGCTGCACGCTCCCGACGCCGAGATGGCGCTGCGCAACGCGCGTGACGTGTACACGCGTCGCGGCGAAGGCACGTCGGTGTGGGTCGTCCCGGCCGAGGCCATCACGACGAGCGACCCCGACGCGAAGGGCGCCTTCTTCGAGTCGCCCGCGGGCAAGAACTATCGGCACGCGAAGTACTACACGGCTTCCGAGGGGGTGCCGCACCTGTGA
- a CDS encoding enoyl-CoA hydratase/isomerase family protein, with translation MIELTIENDVAHVVLNNPAKLNALDEEAIRELDAAYAEAEASRVRALVLRGEGRAFCAGRDISGVDPRHDDVMGYLGGLVTPLLQRMSRFPAPTFGAAHGACLGVGLGLLIATDVVYVADTAKIGSPFAALGATLDSGGHALFFERLGAHKTLDLIYTGRLMTGSEAVQSGLFSQVFPADEVVSATVAAAERAASGATGAFLASKALVRRLRDERLGLWESVDVENAAQAALCDSDDYREGFAAFQEKRTPQFRGR, from the coding sequence ATGATCGAGCTGACCATCGAGAACGACGTCGCCCACGTGGTCTTGAACAATCCCGCGAAGCTCAACGCCCTCGACGAAGAGGCGATCCGGGAACTGGATGCCGCGTACGCCGAAGCCGAGGCATCCCGAGTCCGCGCGCTCGTGCTCCGGGGCGAGGGCCGCGCCTTCTGCGCGGGCCGCGACATCTCGGGCGTCGACCCGCGCCACGACGACGTCATGGGCTATCTCGGGGGTCTCGTGACGCCCCTGCTGCAGCGGATGTCGCGGTTCCCGGCGCCGACGTTCGGGGCCGCGCACGGCGCCTGCCTCGGCGTGGGCCTCGGATTGCTCATCGCGACGGACGTCGTGTACGTCGCCGACACCGCCAAGATCGGGTCGCCCTTCGCAGCGCTCGGAGCGACGCTCGACTCGGGCGGGCACGCCTTGTTCTTCGAGCGGCTCGGCGCGCACAAGACCCTCGACCTCATCTACACGGGCCGGCTCATGACGGGCTCGGAGGCCGTGCAGTCCGGGCTCTTCTCGCAGGTCTTCCCGGCCGACGAGGTCGTCTCCGCCACTGTCGCGGCCGCCGAGCGTGCGGCGTCGGGCGCGACGGGCGCGTTCCTCGCGAGCAAAGCCCTCGTGCGGCGTCTTCGCGACGAGCGGCTGGGCCTCTGGGAGTCCGTCGACGTCGAGAACGCGGCGCAGGCCGCGCTCTGCGACAGCGACGACTACCGCGAGGGCTTCGCCGCGTTCCAGGAGAAGCGCACGCCCCAGTTCAGGGGACGCTAG
- a CDS encoding enoyl-CoA hydratase/isomerase family protein translates to MTDGIRPPLIVECGDDRVVATLDRPASRNAIDLATVDALHALCIELEQEPRTLILTGAGGVFASGADIAQLRDRRAADARQGINTYAFERIAALPMPVIAAVDGYALGGGAELAYAADIRLGTPRTRLGNPETGLAIIAAAGATWRLPRIVGPSRAAELLFTGRILDADEALAWGLLSSLHEPDDLLAAAHEIADRIAANDALAVRHTKSALRAPRDAHPHVDLELQAELFERPEKHERMTAFLERRNR, encoded by the coding sequence ATGACGGACGGCATCCGGCCTCCTCTCATCGTCGAGTGCGGCGACGACAGGGTCGTGGCGACCCTCGATCGTCCCGCCTCGCGCAATGCCATCGATCTGGCGACGGTCGACGCGCTGCACGCCCTCTGCATCGAGCTGGAGCAGGAGCCGAGGACCCTCATCCTGACCGGCGCCGGCGGTGTCTTCGCGTCGGGGGCCGACATCGCGCAGCTGCGCGACCGCCGTGCCGCAGACGCCCGCCAGGGCATCAACACCTACGCCTTCGAGCGCATCGCGGCGCTCCCCATGCCCGTCATCGCCGCCGTCGACGGCTATGCGCTCGGTGGCGGCGCCGAGCTCGCCTATGCCGCCGACATCCGTCTCGGAACGCCGCGCACCCGGCTCGGAAACCCCGAGACGGGCCTCGCGATCATCGCCGCCGCCGGTGCGACGTGGCGACTTCCCCGCATCGTCGGTCCGTCGCGGGCAGCCGAGCTGCTCTTCACGGGCCGCATCCTCGACGCCGACGAGGCGCTCGCGTGGGGGCTGCTCTCCTCGCTGCACGAGCCCGACGATCTGCTCGCCGCCGCCCACGAGATCGCCGACCGCATCGCCGCGAACGACGCGCTCGCCGTCCGGCACACCAAGTCGGCGCTCCGCGCCCCGCGCGACGCGCACCCGCACGTCGACCTCGAGCTGCAGGCCGAGCTCTTCGAACGCCCCGAGAAGCACGAGCGCATGACGGCCTTCCTCGAACGGAGGAATCGGTGA
- a CDS encoding alpha/beta fold hydrolase, whose product MATLGRILSWWGQDYAYAAYWQVRGTLRPGKRDALQDGTERPVLIVPGVWEPWGFLGPVIDALHKAGHPVHVIPALGRNSRPVEDTARVVAKYLDEHDLHDVVIVAHSKGGLIGKFVMSELDPNERITSMVAICTPFAGSDYARFMMMRTLRAFSPDDPTTVRMGRNLEVNARITTITGVFDPHIPRIVALEGATNITVEDGGHFRLLDSPDVIDIVLDVAGRPAVVQEQIVDETVAAAATDAPAPPATPDTGIPIPPDADVERGATPETPSVP is encoded by the coding sequence GTGGCTACCCTGGGCCGGATCCTCTCGTGGTGGGGGCAGGACTACGCCTACGCCGCCTACTGGCAGGTGCGCGGAACCCTTCGCCCGGGCAAGCGCGATGCGCTGCAGGACGGCACGGAGCGCCCGGTGCTGATCGTCCCGGGGGTGTGGGAGCCGTGGGGATTCCTCGGCCCGGTGATCGATGCCCTTCACAAGGCCGGTCACCCCGTGCACGTCATCCCGGCGCTCGGCCGCAACAGCCGGCCGGTCGAAGACACCGCCCGTGTCGTCGCCAAATACCTCGACGAGCATGACCTGCACGACGTCGTGATCGTGGCGCACAGCAAGGGCGGACTCATCGGCAAGTTCGTCATGAGCGAGCTCGATCCGAACGAGCGCATCACGAGCATGGTCGCGATCTGCACGCCTTTCGCGGGTTCGGACTACGCCCGCTTCATGATGATGCGGACGCTCCGCGCCTTCTCGCCCGACGACCCGACGACCGTCCGCATGGGCCGCAACCTCGAGGTCAACGCGCGCATCACGACGATCACCGGCGTCTTCGACCCGCACATCCCGCGGATCGTCGCCCTCGAGGGCGCGACGAACATCACCGTCGAAGACGGCGGGCACTTCCGCCTCCTCGACAGCCCCGACGTGATCGACATCGTGCTCGACGTCGCGGGTCGTCCGGCCGTCGTGCAGGAGCAGATCGTCGACGAGACGGTCGCCGCGGCGGCGACGGATGCCCCGGCACCGCCCGCGACGCCGGACACCGGCATCCCGATCCCGCCCGATGCGGACGTCGAGCGCGGTGCGACGCCGGAGACGCCTAGCGTCCCCTGA
- a CDS encoding 3-hydroxyacyl-CoA dehydrogenase family protein, giving the protein MTDASTPGAEAPGAVPARVGVLGGGRMGSGIAHAFALAGATVVVVEADAAAADGAAGRIAQALTRSVERGTSSRALDDLLASVSTATDASAFADCGLVVEAVPEDPALKREALSRVEAVIADEAVLASNTSSLSIGGLAAGLRLPERFLGLHFFNPVPASLLVEIVVGDATSVPVVERARDWVSALGKTPVVVRDAPGFASSRLGVALALEAIRMLEDGVASAEDIDAAMELGYRHPVGPLRTTDLVGLDVRLAIADELRERLGERFAPPELLRRMVAEGRLGRKTGRGFYEWSDA; this is encoded by the coding sequence GTGACGGATGCCTCGACCCCCGGCGCCGAAGCGCCCGGCGCCGTGCCTGCCCGCGTGGGCGTGCTGGGCGGCGGTCGGATGGGATCCGGCATCGCCCACGCCTTCGCCCTCGCCGGAGCGACGGTGGTCGTCGTCGAGGCCGACGCCGCCGCGGCCGACGGCGCCGCCGGCCGCATCGCGCAGGCGCTCACCCGTTCGGTCGAGCGCGGCACGAGCTCGCGGGCGCTCGATGACCTGCTCGCCTCGGTGTCGACGGCGACGGATGCCTCGGCCTTCGCCGACTGCGGGCTCGTCGTCGAGGCGGTCCCGGAAGACCCGGCTCTCAAGCGCGAGGCCCTCAGCCGCGTCGAGGCGGTCATCGCCGACGAGGCCGTCCTGGCGTCGAACACGAGCTCGCTCTCCATCGGCGGGCTCGCCGCCGGTCTGCGGCTGCCGGAGCGCTTCCTCGGCCTGCACTTCTTCAACCCCGTGCCGGCGTCGCTGCTCGTCGAGATCGTCGTGGGGGACGCGACATCCGTCCCCGTCGTCGAGCGCGCTCGCGACTGGGTGAGCGCTCTCGGCAAGACCCCCGTCGTGGTGCGCGATGCCCCCGGTTTCGCCTCGAGCCGGCTCGGCGTCGCGCTCGCCCTCGAGGCCATCCGGATGCTCGAGGACGGAGTCGCGTCGGCAGAGGACATCGACGCCGCGATGGAGCTGGGGTACCGGCATCCCGTCGGCCCCCTGCGCACGACCGACCTCGTGGGCCTCGACGTGCGGCTCGCGATCGCCGACGAGCTGCGCGAGCGGCTGGGGGAGCGGTTCGCGCCGCCCGAGCTGCTGCGGCGGATGGTGGCCGAGGGGCGTCTCGGCCGCAAGACCGGCCGAGGTTTCTACGAATGGAGCGATGCATGA